ACCGGTTCCTGTTGCGGGTGAACGGCGTGAATTTGGAGTAGGGGCGAGGCCTTGGGCCTTGGGCTCGGCTCGTCCTTCGTCCTTCGTCCTTGGGTCTTGGGCATTGGTCCCTTGGGCGTTGGGCCGGTCACCTGTCATCCCAGCCCCTTTATCATCCCAGCCCCAAGGGCTCGGCTGGCGCCGGCTGGGAAGGCGAAGAAACCGAGCTACCCTAGGCTCAGGAGTCCACAGAGTCAAGACCGTCTGCGCATTGGTGCCTTAATTGCCCGTTCCCGAGCTTGGTCCCGGCCTATTCGGTGGGAAGTTTGGAGAGGCGTTCGCCCCCCGAGGGGGCGAAACGCCATCCCGTTTAGGAGATTGGAGCATACCCCCGGCCGGCTTGGACTCCCCTTTCGATGGAGGTGTCTGAAATGTCGAATCGCAAATCACGCCGGCCGCTCAAAGTGGTCCATCCCAAAGCGGCGGGTATCGACCTTGGGTCGCAGGCCCATTTCGCCGCCGTCAGCCCCGAAAAGTGCGAGGAATCCGTTCGCTCGTTCGGTTGCTACACGTGCGATCTGGTCTCGATGGGCCAATGGCTTTTGTCCCACGGCGTCACGAGTGTGGCGATGGAGGCGACGGGTGTGTACTGGGTTCCCGTTTACGAGGTTCTGGTCTCGATGGGTCTGAGCGTGCAGCTGGTGGACGCCCGGAAAGTGCACAACCTGCCGGGGCGCAAGTCCGACGTGCAGGACTGCCAGTGGCTGTGCGAGCTTCACAGCTACGGCCTTCTTTCGCGCTGTTTCGTTCCCGAAGCCCAGGTCCTGCCCTTGCGGGCGCATCATCGGCAGCGGGAGCATCTTGTCGAGTTGCGTTCGAACCAGATCCTGATGATGCAAAAGGCGCTCGAGCTGATGAACCTGCAACTGCACAAGGTGCTGAGCGACATCACCGGAGTAACGGGCATGGAGATCATCCGCGCCATCCTCGCAGGCGAGCGCGACCCGCAGGTGCTCGCATCCAAACGACAGCCTGGCGTCAAGAAGAGCCAGGAGGAGATCGTCAAGGCTCTGGAAGGGACGTTCGCGGAGCACCACATGGTCGCCTTGCGCCAAGCAGTCGAACTGTACGACCACCTGGAAGGGATGCTTCGAGAGATCGATGGCTGCCTGAAAGAGGAACTCGAGCGGTGGTGTTCGCGCTACGGCCGAGAACCGGTCCAGCACCCATCGCAGCGCAAGCCCCGCAAGAACGAAGCCCGCTTCGACCTGAGCGGCACTCTTGAGGGCCTGACGGGGATGGATCTCACGAGAATCGACGGGTTGGACGCGCTCTCCTTGCTGAGCATCATCTCCGAATGCGGCACGGACTACAGCCCCTGGAAAACATCCAAGCACTGGACCAGCTGGCTCAAGCTCGCTCCCTGCAACCGCGTCAGCGGAGGCAAGCGTCTGCGTGGCTTTACGATGCCTGCGGCATGCCGCGTGTCCAAGACGTTCCGACTCGCGGCGCAGTCCTTGCACCACAGCGATTGCGCCTTGGGCTGCCAACTCAGACGGATCGCGGCCCGCCGAGGAATGCCCGCGGCCATCAAAGCGATCGCCCGGAAAATCGCGACCGCCTACTACAACGCCATGACCAAGGGCCAGGAATATGTCGACATCGGAGCAGCGGCATACGAAGAACAACAGAGGCGACAAAGACTCAAGGGCATGCAACGGCAGGCTCGAAAACTGGGCTACCAACTCGTCCCGGTCCAGGACACTCCTGAATCTGCAGCGGCTACAGTTTCTTAGGAGCGAAGTCGAGGATCCGCTCGCAGGGGGCACGGGTGTCCGAGCGCGGGTGCGGGCCGGGTGGGGCCAGATCCCTCGACGTTGCTCAGGATGACGGAACTCTGCAACCCCTAGCGACCTTGGCGTTCCTTGCGTGCAACTCCCCCTCCGCGCCTCAGCGTGAAACTCCCCCCTCGCGTTCCTTGCGTTCCTTGCGTGCAACTCCCCCTCCGCGCCTCAGCGTGAAACTCCCCCCTCGCGTTCCTTGCGTTCCTTGCGTGACACCCCCCTCCGCGCCTCTGCGCCTCCGCGTGGAACTCTGCAACCCCTACTAGCGCCCTTTGCGTTCCTTGCGTGCACCTCCCCCCGCGCCTCAGCGCCTCCGCGTGAAACTCCCCCTCGCGTTCCTTGCGTTCCTTGCGTGAAACTCCCCCTCCGGGTATCCTCTTCGCGCAAACCGGCTCTCTGCTCCGCGTGGCGGAGTCGACCTAGGCCAGAGGGAGCATCATGAACAAATACGAAGCGTTTTACATCGTCAAGCCCGAGTTCTCCGACGAGGACGTCCAGAAGATCGCCGACAAGTTCAAGGCGGTCGTCGAAGAGCGGGGAGGAACCGTCGAGTCCGCCGCGAAATGGGACAAGAGGAAGCTCGCCTACGAGATCGACGGCCACAAGGAAGGCAACTACGTCCTCATGCACTTTGAGTGCGATCCGAAGGTCCCCGTGGAGCTGAATCGACAAATGAGGATCAATGATGATATAATTCGTCATCGGATCTTCCGAAGAGAGGAGGACTTAAGTGATTAACAGAGTCGTGCTCGTCGGTCGCCTCACCCGCGATCCCGAGCTGAGAACAACCAACACCGGCAAGAACGTCGCGAACTTCTCGATCGCGGTCGACAAGCGGTTCAAGGGCGGAGACGGCGAGGATACGGCCGACTTCTTCCGCGTGAGCTGCTGGGAGAAAACCGCCGAGTTCGTCGCCAACTACCTGACCAAGGGTCGCCTCGTGGCCGTGGACGGTCGTCTGCAGTCGCGCAAGTACCAAGCGAGCGACGGCTCCAACCGCGAAGTCGTGGAAGTGGTCGCCGAGAGCGTCCAAGGCCTCGATCGGCCGAGGGACGACGCCCACACTGGAGCCCCCGCCGCGACCGCGGCCGTGGCCGCCGGTTCCGGCGCCGCGCCCACCGAGGACGAGTACGACCCGTTCGCGGACGAGTAGGCGTGTCCCGCGGGTGCTACGCCCGCTTGACGGGCTTCGGTGCAGGTGCCATGGGTGCCACGCCCGCTTGACGGGCTTCGGTGCAGGTGCCTCGAGTGCCACGCCCGCCTGACGGGCGTGCGAGCAGGTGCCGCGGGTGCCACGCCCGCTTGACGGGCGTGCGAGCAGGTGCCGCGGGTGCCACGCCCGCTTGAAGGGCGTGCGAGCAGGTGCCATGGGTGCCACGCCCGCTTGACGGGCTTCGGTGCTGGTGCCGTGGGTGCCACGCCCGCTTGACGGGCGTGCGAGCAACTTCAGTTACCGGGCTGCCCAGGTCTCGGATCGTGGGTGGGCTGGTTCCGATGGCCACGCCCGTCGAGCGGGCGTGGCATCCCTCGCGCCCTGATCAGCGCCTTGAGCGAAGGACCATCCACCCGGCGGCGATCCAGAGCGTGAGCGTCAGCAGGGCGAGGCCGCGAATCGACAACTCCTGGCCGGGTTGCCAGCCGATGCCCCCGTCCGCGGTCGGTCCCTCGCTCATCATGAGAACTCCGCACCCTCCGCACGAGAGGAGGCTTGCGGCAACGCAGACGGCGACAGCCCGTCTCCACCTCACGCCTTCTCCTCGAGACCGGTGAGCTGCCGCCAATCCAGGCACAGAGGCGCATCCTCGTCCCGGTACTGGTGGCGGAGCTTCGCCAGTTCGGCCTTCATCTGCCGCACGACGCCCTGGTAGTTGGGGTTGTGGTAGAGGCTCCACAGCTCGAGCGGGTCGGTCTGCAGGTCGTACAGCTCCCAAAGCCCCAGAGTGTAGAACTCGATGAGCTTGTACCGCTCGGTACGCACGCCGCGATGCTCCCGGACCCGGTGGTCGGCGGGGTACTCGTAGTAGTGGTAGTAGACGGCCTGTCGCCAGCCGCCGGGCGCTTTGCCCTCGAGAATCGGGACGAGGCTGCTGCCCTGCATGTCCTTGGGTGCGGGGATCCCGGCGGCGTCGAGGAATGTTTCGGCGAAGTCCAGGTTCATCGCAAACGCTTTTGTGGTGGTGCCGGGCGCCGTATGGCCCGGCCAGCGCACGAGCAGCGGCGTCCGGAAGGACTCCTCGTACATCCACCGCTTGTCGAACCAGCCGTGCTCGCCGAGGTACCACCCCTGGTCCGACGTGTAGATCACGAGAGTGTTCTTCGCCAGTCCCGTCTTGTCGAGGTAGTCGAGGACGCGCCCCACGTTCTCGTCCACCGAGTCTACACAGCGGAGGTAATCCTTGGCGAACCGTTGGTATTTCCAGCGCACCAACTCTCTTCCTTGCAGGTTCGCGGCTTTGAACGCCTCGTTCTTGGGTCCGTACGCCGCGTTCCACGCCTCGAGCTGCTCTGGCGTCAGGCCGCCTGGTTGCGTGAGCTTGAGGTCGTTCGGGGTCAGGTCCTTGGCGACGGTCATCGTCTGCTCGTGGGCGGGCTGCTCGCGCCCGAGGTACGAGTCGAACAGCGTCGGCGGCTCCTTGATCTCGACGTCGTCGTACTTGTTCAGGTACTTGGGCCCGGGCTGCCAGTTCCGGTGGGGCGCCTTGTGTTGGTACATGAGGAAGAACGGCTTGTCCTTCGGGCGATCCTTGTCCAGCCACTCGAGCGCGAGGTCGGTGATGATGTCGGTCGTGTAGCCAGTGTGGGGCACGATGCCGCCCGCGGTCTTCATCTTCGGGTTGTAGTAGGGGCCCTGGCCTTGGAGGATGTGCCAATAGTCGAACCCGGTGGGGTCGGTTCCGAGGTGCCATTTGCCGATGACTGCGGTCGAGTAGCCCGCCTTCTGAAGGATCTTCGCGACGGTCTGCTGCGAGCCGTCGAAGACCTGGCCGTTCTGCACGAATCCGTTGAGGTGGCCGTATTTGCCCGTCAACACCGTGGCGCGCGATGGCCCGCACAGGGAGTTCGTGACGAAGCACCGGTCGAAGCGCATCCCCTCGTTCGCGATGCGGTCGAGGTTCGGCGTGGAGTTGATGCCGAACCCGTAGGCGCTGAGGGCCTGATACCCATGGTCGTCGCTGAAGATGAGGAGGATGTTGGGCCGCTCGGCGGACGCGAAGGTCGCGAGCAGCGCCCCGGCGCAGCACAAGGCTTTCATGTTGCGGAGCTTCGGCGGCGGGGGCGCGGATTCCTCCGCACGCGGAGGCGCGGAGGGGGGAGTTGCACGCAAGGGACGCTATGGGCGCTAGGGGTTCACGCGGAGGCGCAGAGGCGCCGGGGGGGGGAGTTGCACGCAAGGTACGCAAAGGGCGCTATGGGGTTCACGCGGAGGCGCAGAGGCGCGGAGGGGGAGTTGCACGCAGGGGCGCGGAGGTTCCCGTCATCCCGAGCAACGTCGAGGGATCTGGCCCCAACCGGCCCGCACCCGCGCTCGGACACCCGTGCCCCCTGCGAGCGGATCCCTCGACTTCGCTCGGGATGACCAAGGGGCTGGGATACCAAGGGGCTGGGATACCAAGCGGCTGGGATGATCAAGGGGTTGGGATGACCGGCCAAAGGCCAAAGGCCCAAGGCCCAACGCCCAAGGCCCAAGGCCCAAGGCCCAAGGACGAAGGACGAAGGACGAAGGACGAGCCGAGCCCAAGGCCCAAGGACGCCTCTACCCGCCCCGACTCAGCTTCTCCAGCGCCATGCGGTGGGCGGTGGCGAGGGCGTCGGACTCGGGCACGTCCACGTCGGGGATCACGCCGGTGCCCTCCCAGTTCGTCTTCGTGTAGGGGTTGATCGCGCGGCCCACAGGGATGAAGGCGGAGAAATGGTCCGTTAGGCGAACGGTGCCGCCCGGGTTCGCGCCGCCCCAGGTGGGCTTGCCGATGATCGTGGCGCGTTTGAGGTTCTGGAGGTTGTAGGTGAACTCCTCGGCCCCGGAGCCCGTGCGCGGCCCGACGAGGACGTACACCGGCTTGTCCACGTAGCGCGGTCCGTCGAGCTTCTTCAGAGTCCAGAACTCGATCGTCCGGTCGCCTTCGCGGAAGTAGAGGCTGTTGAGGTGGACCGGCTTCTCCCCAAATAGGTAGCTGCACAGCAGCTGCACCCCTTCGGGGTCGCCTCCGCCGTTGCCTCGCATGTCGATGATCAAGGCGTCGGTGTCGGCAAGGAACTCCATGGCGGCCTTCGCCGGGCGAGCCGCGTCCTTGCCCGCCATGAACGAGCGCACCTCGAGGTAGCCCACGTTGCCCTCCAGACGCTTGACCGTCTCGAAACCCATGTTTTGCCGCCGGATCATCTCGTTGCGAGCCTTGATCTCTTCCGGGCCGGGCTCGGCGCGGTCGGCTCGCTCGGGCAGCTTGGCCGTACTGTAGCGAACGCGAAGGTGGGCGTCTTTGCACAGCGAGTGGAGGTCGTCGCTCAGTCGCTGGGCGAGGGCTTGGCCGTCCGTAATCGCGTCGTAGCTGCCCTCCTGTAGGTTCTTCCTCAGCAGTGCGGCGCCTTGGGTTGCCAACTCCTTGAACACGTACCGCGACTCAAACGCGTCGGCGAGCGAACTCACCGCGCTCGTACGCTCGGTTGCATCGAGGCCCTGGGCGCCGGCGGCGACGCTGGCGGCGACGAGAAGGAGGAGAGAAAGCTTGCGTGCGTTCATAGGCGTGTTCACGATACGGCAGATGGCCGCAACCTTCGTCCTTCACGTGCCTCGATCGGGGCTTTGGACCCTGGAGATTGCTTGACTTCCCGCGGCGGCGTCGGGCAGAATCGCGTTGAAATCCGGCAACCGCCGGGTCTCGTTCCCCAGCGCTGCGGCGGCTTTCTACGCCCGGGCTCCATGTGAGGTGGATGGCTGGGGAGGGGTCGATGAACGCTAACACTCCCAGGGGGTCTGACACAACGATGCGCGCGGTTCCGCCCAGTCCGGGCCGGGCCCGCTTTGCCAACTTCGCGTGGTTCGTCCTTGCGTACAACCTCGCGGTGATCGTGTGGGGCGCGTTTGTGCGCGCGAGCTTCTCCGGCGATGGATGCGGCAGCCACTGGCCGCTGTGCGACGGCGCGCTGATTCCCCCCTATTTCGACTCGAAGACGCTGATCGAATTCAGCCACCGCATGATGAGCGCCCTGGACGGCTTGCTTGTCCTGGGTCTTGCCATCTGGGCGTACCGGCTCTTCGCCAAAGGCTCGCCGGTGCGCAAGGCCGCCCTTGTTTCCCTGTTGTTCATCGTCTTCGAAGCGCTGATCGGACGCGGCCTCGTGAAGTTCGGATGGGTAGCGCACGACGCGTCCTCCGCCCGCGCGGTCGTTCTGGCGGTGCACCTCGCGAACACCTTCGTGCTGATCGGGGCGTTGGCGCTGTGCGCGGCGTGGAGCGCGGGCATCCCTCGTCCCAAGTTCAAGGGACAGGGCGCGATGGGTTGGGCGATCGCGGCCGCGATCGTCGGCCTGCTCGCCATCGGCATCAGCGGCGCCGTCACGGCGCTGGGCGACACGCTCTACCCGCTGAGCGACGCCCACGCGACGGTGGCGGACATCTCCGACCCGACGAAGCACTTCTTGGTGCGGCTTCGCATCCTGCACCCGCTCCTCGCGCTCGTCGTGGGGCTGCTGCTCACGCTCGTGGCGGGGCTCGCGATGAAGCTGAGGCCTTCGGCGAACACGCGAACCGCCGCGCTGTGGGTCATCGGGATCTTCGGTTCGCAACTCGGGCTCGGCCTCCTCAACGTCGTGCTCAAGGCGCCGATCCCCATGCAGATGGCGCACCTGCTGCTCGCCGATGTGAGCTGGGTGGCACTCATCGTCCTTGCGGCCGGCGCCCTCGCCGAGGGTGTGGAGCGGGTCGAATGGGTCCCGCAATCGGAGGCCGAGGGCGCGCGCGCCGGCGAGCGGGCGACGTGGCGGGCTTACGTCGCACTCACCAAACCACGGGTGATCAGCCTTCTTCTCTTCACGACCATCACCGCGATGTTCGCGGCGGCCGGCGGTTGGCCCGGCCTCTGGCCCCTGGTCGGGGTGCTCGTCGGCGGGTACATGTCGGCCGGAGCGGCGAACACGATCAACATGGTCCTCGAACGGGACCTCGACGCGCTCATGCGCAGAACGTCGACGCGTCCGACGATCACGCACCAGATTCCGGCACCCAAGGCCCTGACCTTCGGGCTCGGACTCGCCGCCGCCTCGTTTGCGATCCTGGGCCTGGCCTCCAACCTCATGGCCGCAATGCTCTCGCTGGCAGGGCTGGTCTTCTACGTGATCGTGTACACGATGATGCTCAAGCGTCGCACGTGGCAGAACATCGTGATCGGGGGAGCGGCGGGCGCGTTCCCGCCCCTGGTGGGATGGGCCGCCGTCACCGGCTCTCTTTCCCCCTTGGCGTGGACGCTGTTCGGGATCGTGTTCCTGTGGACACCCGTTCACTTCTGGGCCTTGGCGCTGCTCATCAAAGACGACTACCACTCCGCGGGCGTGCCGATGCTGCCGGTGGTGCACGGCGAACGGGCGACGGTCCTGCAGATCGTGGGGTACGCGGTGCTCACCGCCGCGCTCACCGTCCTTCCGTGGTTCTTGGGGCAGGTCGGCTCGCTCTACCTGTGGACCGCCATCGCGCTGGATGTGCTTCTGCTCGTGCGGTCGATGCAACTTTATGTGGACCCGGCGAGGCCGCGCGCCGTTTCGCTTTACAAGTACTCGATGCTTTATTTGGCGATTCTGTTTTTGACCATCGCCGTCGACCAAGCGAGGATCGTGTAATTGATTTGGCGTCATGGCAAAGGACCCCAAACGTGGGGTAATTTCCCGCGGTGGGGTTGGAGCCGGTTTTGCCGGCCTGTGCCGCGTCGGGGGGCGTTGCGCGCGGACGACCGAGGGGGAACGGAGGAAATTCATGGCTCAGATCTTTAAGCCGAGCGCCAACACGCTCGTCAAAATCAGCCTGATCGTGGCGGCGAGCATTCCCGTCATGGCGATCTACGGGGGGATGACCATCACCCGGTCGCCCGCCAACACCAACGTCGGCGTTCCTCTCAACCAGCCCATCCCGTTCAGCCACCTGCACCACGCGAAGGAGCTCGGCATCGATTGCCGCTACTGCCACACCGCCGTCGAAGAGTCCTCCGCCGCCGGCGTACCCCCGACCGAGACGTGCATGACGTGCCACTCGCAGATCTGGACCAACAGCCCCCTTCTCGAGCCGCTTCGCCAGAGCTATGCGACGGGCACGCCGATCGAGTGGCAGCGGGTGAACAAGGTTCCCGAGTTCGTGTACTTCAACCACTCGATCCACATCAGCAGGGGAATCAACTGCAACACGTGCCACGGGCCGGTCCAAGAGATGCCCATCACGTACAAGGGTGAGCCGTTCCAGATGGTCTGGTGCCTCGAGTGCCACCGAAACCCCGAGAAGTACCTTCAGGCCAACCCCGACTCCAAGGAGAGCCCGCGCCAGCAGGTTTTCGACCTGTACTGGAAGATCCAAGGCGGCGTGAAGCTGACCCAGCCCGAGGAGGCGCTCGCGCATGGAGAGAGCCTGCCCTCCAACGGGAACCCCGAACAGGGCGCGAAGCTCGTGAAGGACCTCAAGATCGACGTCAAGCAACTGGAAGATTGCTCGATTTGCCACCGCTAGGAAACACGACTGGATGGACAACGAAAAGACACCGCCCCTGGATCTTTCCGCGATCCGCAAACGACTCGAAGGGAAGTCGGGGAAGCGCTATTGGCGGAGCCTCGAAGAGGTCGCCGACACGCCTCAGTTCCAGGCGTTCCTCGAAGACGAGTTCCCGGGTCGATCGACGCTTCTCTCGCTGGATCGGCGCGACTTCCTCAAAGTGATGGGCGCGTCGCTCGCCCTCGCCGGTCTGGCGGGTTGCCGGCGGCTCCCCAAGGAGGAGATCGTTCCCTACGTGACCCAGCCCGAGGAGATCGTTCCCAACGTGCCGCTTCGGTACGCCTCGGCGCTTTCGATCGCGGGCTTCGGGTTCGGTGTGCTCGTCGAGAGCCACGAGGGGCGTCCCACCAAGATCGAGGGGAACCCCAACCACCCGGCCAGCTTGGGCTCCTCCGATCAGTTCGCCCAGGCGGAGATCCTCAATTTCTACGATCCCGATCGTTCGCGCATGGTCCGCAAGAACGGCGACCCGTCCACCTACGAGGCGTTTCTGGCCGAGCTCCGGCCCGTCCTGACGAAGCAGCTCGCTTCGGGGGGCGCCGGCTTGCGGGTGCTCTCGGAAGCCGTCTCCTCGCCCACGATGGCGGGACTGATGGAGAAGATGCGCGCGAAGTTCCCGGCGATGCGGTGGCACCAGTGGGAGCCTGCGCACCGCGATGCGGCGCTTGAGGGGGCGCGGCTGGCGTTCGGGGAAGACGTCGACACGATCTACCACTTCGACCGCGCGAACGTGATCCTCTCGCTCGACGCGGACGTGTTCACGGCGATCGGCACGAACGTGCGGTACGCCCGCGATCTGATGAAGGGCCGCCGGGTCGAGGGTCCGGCGTCGACGATGAACCGGCTCTATGCGGTCGAGTGCACGATGACGCTCACGGGCGCGACGGCCGACCACCGAATCGGATTGCGCGCCGAGGAGATCGAAGCGTTTGCGCGGGCGCTTGCCTCGCGGCTCGGGGTCGCCGGAGCGACCGGTGCGACGCCCGCCTCGGTGCCTGCGCCGTGGTTCGACGCCCTGACGCGCGATCTGATGGACAACGCCGGGTCCGCTGTCGTGGTCGCCGGGCACGAGCAGCCGGCCGTGATCCATGCGCTCGCCCACGCGATGAACGCGTCGCTGGGTGCGGTGGGGACGACCGTCAAGTACATCGAGCCCATCCACGCCAAGCCCGTGAACATGACCGAGTCGCTGCGCGACCTCACGGGTGCCATGGGCGCCGGGCGCGTGGACACCCTGATCATCCTGGGCGGCAATCCCGTGTTCAGCGCCCCCTCCGACGTGCCGTTCGCCAAGGGTCTGGCGTCCGTGAAGCACACGGCGCATATCGCGCAGTACGACAACGAGACATCTGCGATGACCACGTGGCACGTCAACGAAGCCCATCCCCTCGAGGCTTGGGGCGATGTGCGCGCGTACGACGGCACGGCGTCGATCGTGCAGCCCCTCAGCGAGCCCCTCTTCGGCGGCAAATCGCAGATCGAGGTGGTTGCCGCGCTGCTGGATACGCCCGACTCGGGCTACAACCTGGTGCGCGCGCAGTGGAAGGCGAAGGTCGGAACGACCGGCACGGGAAGCGACCAGGCGTTCGAAAAATGGTGGCGCCGGGCGCTCTACGACGGTGTGATTCCCAGCACGTCGGCCGCGAAGAAGGCGCCGACCCTTGTCGCAGGCGTTCCGGCCGTGGTGGCCCGTTCCGCCGGCTCCGGAGGCATCGAGGTCGTCTTGAGACCCGATCCCGGGATTTTCGACGGGCGGTTCGCGAACAACGGGTGGTTGCAAGAGCTCCCCAAGCCGTTTTCAAAGCTCACTTGGGAGAACGCGGCGTACATGAGCGTCAGCACCGCCGAGAAGCTGGGCCTGACCCAAGAGGATTACGTCGAGATCTCGCACCAGGAGCGCTCGGTCAAGGCGCCAGTGTGGTTGGTGCCCGGTCTTCCCGACGATTCCATCACCCTCCACCTTGGCTTCGGCCGAACGCGCGGCGGCCAGGTCTCGGATCTGAGCGACGGATTCGACGCCAACGCGCTTCGGACGTCGGCCTCTCCTTGGGAGGTGAGTGGAGCCAAGGCCGTCAAGGCGCCGGGCCGCGCTCGACTGGCGACGACCCAGCACCACCACGCGATGGAGGGCCGCGACATCGTGCGCGTCGGCACGCTTGCCGGTTTGGCGAGCAATCCGACCCTCGCCCCCGCGCCGGAGGGCGAATCGTCGGAGGAGATGACCCTCTACCACGACCGGCCGTTCGACTTCAAGACCGGCAACCAGTGGGGCATGTCGATCGATTTGGGCGCGTGCACCGGTTGCAACGCGTGCGTCGTGGCGTGCCAGGCCGAGAACAACATCCCGGTCGTCGGCAAGGAGCAGGTGATGCGCGGGCGCATCATGCAGTGGATCCGGATCGACGGCTACTACGGCTCAAATCTCGACGACGCGGAAGTCCACTTCCAACCCCTCACGTGCATGCAGTGCGAATCCGCACCGTGCGAGCCCGTGTGTCCCGTCGGCGCCACCGTGCACAGCCACGAAGGCTTGAACCAGATGGTGTACAACCGCTGCGTCGGCACCCGGTACTGCTCGAACAACTGCCCGTACAAGGTGCGCCGGTTCAACTTCTTGAACTACACCGACAACATGGAGCAGTTCAAGCAGCAGGAGCGCATTCCCCTCCTGCGGATGCTCAACAACCCGAACGTGACGGTCCGCGGCCGTGGCGTGATGGAGAAGTGCACGTACTGCGTTCAGCGCATCAACGCGGCCCGCATCACGGCGAAGAAGGAAGGCCGGGACATCAAGGACGGGGAGATCGTGACGGCGTGCCAGCAGGCGTGTCCCACGCAGGCGATCGTCTTTGGCAACATCAACGACCCGGAGAGCGCGGTGGTCAAGCGCAAGGCCAACCCCCGCAACTATCTCCTGCTTGAAGAATTGAACACGCGACCGAGGACCACGTACCTGGCCAAGGTCAAGAATCCGAATCCGGGGATCGGGGCAAACTGATGGCGAACGACGCGATTGTCCAAGACACACTGATCGAGGGCGAACAGACCTACGAGACGATAACCGAGCGCATCAGCCGTGTGGTGATGAGCTGGAAGCCGCACGGCAAAGGGTTCTACTCCCTGCTGCTGATCGGGTTCCTCTTCGTCAACGTCCTGATGATCTCGATCGGCTGGCTCCTCTACAAGGGCATCGGGATCTGGGGAAACAACATCCCCGCCGCCTGGGGCTTCGACATCATCAACTTCGTCTGGTGGATCGGCATCGGCCACGCCGGCACCCTGATCTCCGCGATCCTGCTCCTGATGCGCCAGAAGTGGCGCATGTCGATCAACCGGTTCGCGGAGGCCATGACGATCTTCGCGGTCATGTGCGCGGGCATGTACCCGTTGCTCCACACGGGCCGCCCCTGGGTCGCGTACTGGCTGTTCCCCTATCCCAACGTCCTCGCGGTCTGGCCGAACTTCCGCTCGCCGCTGGTTTGGGACGTGTTCGCGGTCTCGACGTACTTCACGGTCTCGCTCCTGTTCTGGGGCATCGGCTTGATTCCGGACTTCGCGAGTCTTCGCGACCGGGCGACGAAGCCGTCGATGAAGCTGGTCTACGGCGTCCTTTCGATGGGATGGCGCGGGTCGGCGTACCACTGGGAGCGGTACAACCAGGCGTATCTGATTCTCGCGGGCCTTTCGACGCCCCTCGTGCTTTCCGTCCACACGATCGTGTCCTTCGACTTCGCCGTGTCGCTCGTGCCGGGGTGGCACACCACCGTCTTCCCGCCCTACTTCGTGGCGGGTGCGGTTTACGCGGGCTTTGCGATGGTGTTGACCCTCGGCATTCCGGCGCGGAATTGGTA
This is a stretch of genomic DNA from Fimbriimonadaceae bacterium. It encodes these proteins:
- a CDS encoding IS110 family transposase; protein product: MSNRKSRRPLKVVHPKAAGIDLGSQAHFAAVSPEKCEESVRSFGCYTCDLVSMGQWLLSHGVTSVAMEATGVYWVPVYEVLVSMGLSVQLVDARKVHNLPGRKSDVQDCQWLCELHSYGLLSRCFVPEAQVLPLRAHHRQREHLVELRSNQILMMQKALELMNLQLHKVLSDITGVTGMEIIRAILAGERDPQVLASKRQPGVKKSQEEIVKALEGTFAEHHMVALRQAVELYDHLEGMLREIDGCLKEELERWCSRYGREPVQHPSQRKPRKNEARFDLSGTLEGLTGMDLTRIDGLDALSLLSIISECGTDYSPWKTSKHWTSWLKLAPCNRVSGGKRLRGFTMPAACRVSKTFRLAAQSLHHSDCALGCQLRRIAARRGMPAAIKAIARKIATAYYNAMTKGQEYVDIGAAAYEEQQRRQRLKGMQRQARKLGYQLVPVQDTPESAAATVS
- the rpsF gene encoding 30S ribosomal protein S6 — encoded protein: MNKYEAFYIVKPEFSDEDVQKIADKFKAVVEERGGTVESAAKWDKRKLAYEIDGHKEGNYVLMHFECDPKVPVELNRQMRINDDIIRHRIFRREEDLSD
- a CDS encoding single-stranded DNA-binding protein, encoding MINRVVLVGRLTRDPELRTTNTGKNVANFSIAVDKRFKGGDGEDTADFFRVSCWEKTAEFVANYLTKGRLVAVDGRLQSRKYQASDGSNREVVEVVAESVQGLDRPRDDAHTGAPAATAAVAAGSGAAPTEDEYDPFADE
- a CDS encoding sulfatase, with product MKALCCAGALLATFASAERPNILLIFSDDHGYQALSAYGFGINSTPNLDRIANEGMRFDRCFVTNSLCGPSRATVLTGKYGHLNGFVQNGQVFDGSQQTVAKILQKAGYSTAVIGKWHLGTDPTGFDYWHILQGQGPYYNPKMKTAGGIVPHTGYTTDIITDLALEWLDKDRPKDKPFFLMYQHKAPHRNWQPGPKYLNKYDDVEIKEPPTLFDSYLGREQPAHEQTMTVAKDLTPNDLKLTQPGGLTPEQLEAWNAAYGPKNEAFKAANLQGRELVRWKYQRFAKDYLRCVDSVDENVGRVLDYLDKTGLAKNTLVIYTSDQGWYLGEHGWFDKRWMYEESFRTPLLVRWPGHTAPGTTTKAFAMNLDFAETFLDAAGIPAPKDMQGSSLVPILEGKAPGGWRQAVYYHYYEYPADHRVREHRGVRTERYKLIEFYTLGLWELYDLQTDPLELWSLYHNPNYQGVVRQMKAELAKLRHQYRDEDAPLCLDWRQLTGLEEKA
- a CDS encoding S41 family peptidase, encoding MNARKLSLLLLVAASVAAGAQGLDATERTSAVSSLADAFESRYVFKELATQGAALLRKNLQEGSYDAITDGQALAQRLSDDLHSLCKDAHLRVRYSTAKLPERADRAEPGPEEIKARNEMIRRQNMGFETVKRLEGNVGYLEVRSFMAGKDAARPAKAAMEFLADTDALIIDMRGNGGGDPEGVQLLCSYLFGEKPVHLNSLYFREGDRTIEFWTLKKLDGPRYVDKPVYVLVGPRTGSGAEEFTYNLQNLKRATIIGKPTWGGANPGGTVRLTDHFSAFIPVGRAINPYTKTNWEGTGVIPDVDVPESDALATAHRMALEKLSRGG
- a CDS encoding heme o synthase → MRAVPPSPGRARFANFAWFVLAYNLAVIVWGAFVRASFSGDGCGSHWPLCDGALIPPYFDSKTLIEFSHRMMSALDGLLVLGLAIWAYRLFAKGSPVRKAALVSLLFIVFEALIGRGLVKFGWVAHDASSARAVVLAVHLANTFVLIGALALCAAWSAGIPRPKFKGQGAMGWAIAAAIVGLLAIGISGAVTALGDTLYPLSDAHATVADISDPTKHFLVRLRILHPLLALVVGLLLTLVAGLAMKLRPSANTRTAALWVIGIFGSQLGLGLLNVVLKAPIPMQMAHLLLADVSWVALIVLAAGALAEGVERVEWVPQSEAEGARAGERATWRAYVALTKPRVISLLLFTTITAMFAAAGGWPGLWPLVGVLVGGYMSAGAANTINMVLERDLDALMRRTSTRPTITHQIPAPKALTFGLGLAAASFAILGLASNLMAAMLSLAGLVFYVIVYTMMLKRRTWQNIVIGGAAGAFPPLVGWAAVTGSLSPLAWTLFGIVFLWTPVHFWALALLIKDDYHSAGVPMLPVVHGERATVLQIVGYAVLTAALTVLPWFLGQVGSLYLWTAIALDVLLLVRSMQLYVDPARPRAVSLYKYSMLYLAILFLTIAVDQARIV
- a CDS encoding cytochrome c family protein gives rise to the protein MAQIFKPSANTLVKISLIVAASIPVMAIYGGMTITRSPANTNVGVPLNQPIPFSHLHHAKELGIDCRYCHTAVEESSAAGVPPTETCMTCHSQIWTNSPLLEPLRQSYATGTPIEWQRVNKVPEFVYFNHSIHISRGINCNTCHGPVQEMPITYKGEPFQMVWCLECHRNPEKYLQANPDSKESPRQQVFDLYWKIQGGVKLTQPEEALAHGESLPSNGNPEQGAKLVKDLKIDVKQLEDCSICHR